The following proteins are encoded in a genomic region of Bernardetia sp. MNP-M8:
- a CDS encoding DUF2071 domain-containing protein, with translation MSFLIAEWRKLAFVNYEIEPSLLLPYLPFGTELDLWKGKCYVSLIGFMFKDVKLIGFSIPFHTDFEEVNLRFYVKRLDPITKEWKRGVVFIQEIVPKPAITFVANMIYGENYETMKMSHQWIENQDNREIEYTWQKNKNEKLNSIYLKTTKNLSEIEEGSKTEFITEHYWGYAKQGDQKTNEYEVTHPKWQKYDVLDYEIKADFGGIYGEEFSFLDNQKPASVMLAEGSKITVEPKSKIKQ, from the coding sequence ATGAGTTTTCTAATAGCAGAATGGCGAAAATTAGCATTTGTAAATTATGAAATAGAACCTTCTTTACTTCTTCCTTATCTTCCATTTGGAACAGAACTAGATTTGTGGAAAGGAAAATGTTATGTTAGTCTAATCGGTTTTATGTTTAAGGATGTAAAACTAATAGGGTTTTCTATTCCCTTTCATACTGATTTTGAAGAAGTAAATTTGCGTTTTTATGTAAAAAGATTAGACCCAATAACAAAAGAATGGAAAAGAGGAGTTGTTTTTATACAAGAAATTGTTCCCAAACCTGCCATTACTTTTGTAGCAAATATGATTTATGGAGAAAATTATGAAACAATGAAAATGAGTCATCAATGGATAGAAAATCAAGATAATAGAGAAATAGAATACACATGGCAAAAAAATAAGAATGAAAAACTTAATTCTATTTATCTCAAAACAACTAAAAATCTAAGTGAAATAGAAGAAGGAAGCAAAACAGAATTTATAACAGAACATTATTGGGGTTATGCAAAACAAGGCGACCAAAAAACAAATGAATACGAAGTAACTCACCCAAAATGGCAAAAGTATGATGTTTTAGACTATGAAATAAAAGCTGATTTTGGTGGAATTTATGGAGAAGAATTTTCTTTTTTGGATAATCAAAAACCTGCTTCAGTTATGCTTGCTGAAGGTTCGAAAATTACGGTAGAACCAAAAAGTAAGATTAAACAATGA
- a CDS encoding tetratricopeptide repeat protein, with the protein MKNPLLIHFTLFSVFLLYPILSFGQNPIVVDSLQHIYGTASHDTTRILALDGLVSEYMSKKLDSAEFFAEKSIQLSKKIKNNSFKGLALNTLGYVFYKKREFDKALTYFHEALEIREKLKNETDIIVTSNHIAFIHFYRGEYSTTFEYFQKSLMYAEKINDLKTISSLLNNMGTVLQNQSDFPNALEYFFRSLKIKEEMGDLKSIAFTHSSISTIYHDLGNADKSLEYAFKSLKIYEEINDLRGIGRVLSTLAGTYNQQEKYNEALEYYIKSLEAYQKIDYEKGITSSILNIAIVNKNLNNFDESMKYFKIAKKNNETLNDKVTSIFINEGLANLYLKKQLYDSAITHAQEAFAIAKETGMQDRLKKISDILYEANKQSKNYSEALLYYETANAINDSLFNIEKAKVISNLTSTIDLERKEKELALVEKDNELNQILAEKKEQELEIVKKQAEAEHLFALAMQEKDKRKADSLFNLAQQSKMEAKNLQIQAENLQIQKEKQSLAFKAEREEQKRIQYTYLVIAGTFFIVLILIGIGLRQKQKANKQLALQNNEIKMQQTEIAQKNQFLNQANEELQQQHEELVVLHENLETQKQTVENTYTQLKTTTEQLDKSIHYASHIQSVVMPENADLNLFFSELFVLFRPRDVVSGDFYWFSQISENQAIFSLADCTGHGVPGAFMSMLGATLLHETINIKKITNDPARILKNIHEAIRKILKQEQDKNNDGMDISLCVFTKKPKEKTVELLFSGAKSSMSYVTNGQIHHIKGDRQYLGGKKLKEDFTNQQFILPIDTTFYLYTDGYPDQNSVDRKKIGSGVFREILLDNSNKNFDTQLKTLELFLDEHQGVAEQRDDISVIGIKI; encoded by the coding sequence ATGAAAAATCCTTTACTGATTCATTTTACTTTATTTTCAGTTTTCCTGCTCTACCCTATTTTATCCTTTGGACAAAATCCTATTGTAGTGGATAGTTTACAACATATATATGGTACAGCCTCCCATGATACAACTAGAATTTTGGCGTTAGATGGTTTAGTTTCGGAGTACATGTCGAAGAAACTTGATTCTGCTGAATTTTTTGCTGAAAAGTCTATTCAATTAAGTAAAAAAATAAAAAATAATTCTTTTAAAGGTCTAGCATTAAATACACTTGGGTATGTTTTTTATAAAAAAAGAGAATTTGATAAAGCTCTCACTTACTTCCATGAAGCCTTAGAAATCAGAGAAAAGTTAAAAAATGAAACAGACATAATAGTTACTTCAAATCATATTGCCTTTATACATTTTTACAGAGGAGAATATTCTACTACTTTCGAATATTTCCAAAAAAGCTTGATGTATGCAGAAAAAATAAACGATCTTAAAACAATATCTTCTTTACTCAATAATATGGGTACTGTATTACAAAATCAATCAGACTTTCCAAATGCCCTTGAGTATTTTTTTAGAAGTCTAAAGATTAAAGAAGAAATGGGAGATTTGAAAAGTATTGCATTTACACATAGTAGTATCTCAACAATTTATCATGACCTTGGAAACGCTGATAAATCATTAGAATATGCCTTTAAATCATTAAAAATTTATGAAGAAATAAATGACTTAAGAGGAATTGGACGAGTATTGAGTACGCTTGCAGGAACATATAACCAACAAGAAAAATATAATGAAGCATTAGAATATTACATAAAAAGTTTAGAAGCATATCAGAAAATAGATTATGAAAAGGGAATAACAAGCTCAATATTAAATATAGCTATTGTTAATAAAAACCTTAATAATTTTGATGAGTCAATGAAATACTTTAAAATAGCTAAAAAAAATAATGAAACCTTAAATGATAAAGTAACTTCAATTTTTATCAATGAAGGACTTGCTAATTTATATCTTAAAAAACAGTTATATGATAGTGCTATTACACATGCACAAGAGGCTTTTGCTATTGCAAAAGAAACAGGTATGCAAGATAGATTAAAAAAAATATCTGATATCTTGTACGAAGCAAACAAACAAAGTAAAAATTATAGTGAAGCTCTTTTATATTATGAAACAGCTAATGCCATTAATGATAGTTTATTTAATATCGAAAAAGCAAAAGTGATTTCAAATCTTACTTCAACCATAGATTTAGAAAGAAAAGAAAAAGAGCTTGCTCTTGTTGAGAAAGATAATGAACTCAATCAAATCCTAGCTGAGAAAAAAGAACAAGAGCTAGAAATTGTCAAAAAGCAGGCTGAAGCCGAACATTTATTTGCTTTAGCTATGCAAGAAAAGGATAAACGCAAAGCAGATAGCTTGTTTAATTTAGCCCAACAAAGTAAAATGGAGGCAAAAAATCTACAAATTCAAGCAGAAAATCTACAAATTCAGAAAGAAAAACAGAGTTTGGCTTTCAAGGCTGAAAGAGAAGAGCAAAAACGTATTCAATATACCTATCTAGTAATAGCAGGTACATTTTTTATTGTACTTATATTAATTGGAATTGGATTACGACAAAAACAGAAAGCAAATAAACAACTAGCTCTTCAAAACAATGAAATTAAAATGCAACAAACAGAAATTGCTCAAAAAAATCAATTTCTCAATCAAGCAAACGAAGAGCTTCAACAACAACACGAAGAACTTGTTGTACTACACGAAAACTTAGAAACACAAAAACAAACCGTAGAAAATACTTATACTCAACTCAAAACTACAACAGAACAACTTGATAAAAGTATTCATTATGCCTCACATATTCAATCAGTAGTAATGCCAGAAAACGCTGATTTGAATTTATTCTTTTCAGAATTATTTGTTCTTTTTCGTCCTAGAGATGTAGTTTCAGGAGATTTTTATTGGTTTTCACAAATTTCAGAAAATCAAGCTATTTTTAGTTTGGCTGATTGTACAGGACATGGTGTTCCAGGGGCATTTATGAGTATGCTTGGTGCAACACTTTTACATGAAACTATCAACATCAAAAAAATTACAAACGACCCTGCACGTATTTTGAAAAATATACACGAAGCAATACGAAAAATTCTTAAGCAAGAACAAGATAAAAATAACGATGGTATGGACATTTCACTTTGTGTATTTACTAAAAAACCAAAAGAAAAAACAGTTGAGTTACTATTTTCAGGTGCTAAATCAAGTATGTCTTATGTAACAAACGGTCAAATACATCATATCAAAGGCGATAGACAATATTTGGGTGGTAAAAAACTTAAAGAAGATTTCACAAATCAGCAATTTATTTTACCTATTGATACTACTTTTTATCTATATACAGATGGTTATCCAGACCAAAACAGTGTGGATAGAAAGAAAATTGGTAGTGGGGTATTTAGAGAGATTTTGTTAGATAATTCAAATAAAAATTTTGACACTCAACTAAAAACATTAGAACTTTTTTTAGATGAGCATCAAGGAGTAGCTGAACAACGTGATGATATTTCTGTAATTGGCATTAAAATATAA